In Equus quagga isolate Etosha38 chromosome 14, UCLA_HA_Equagga_1.0, whole genome shotgun sequence, the genomic stretch aaaatctcttctatCTCCTTCCCGAACTAACCATTCTGGCCGCTTAAAACCATCTGAATTGTGCAATAGTAAAAATTCCCTTTATGCTGGGCTATCTTAACTGGACTCcgtatttttatattaaaacgaAATTCATCCCCCTAAAAATAAGACTGCAGTTGCACCAAGAAAGCATTTGAGAGAAGCCTTGTTCACAAGCTAATCAGGGGGCGGAGGGGGCTCCCGGTTTTACGCCAACAGCCGGGCTGCGAGAACACCCCCGAAGGCAACCAGACGCTGCTGCAGCACACTCCTTAAGAGATCGAGTTTAACCCCAGGGGTCGGGTATGGGGAGAACCGAGCTTGACGGCTTCGGTTCCGCCCATCCGGTTCCCTCCCCTTTATAAGGCGGGCCGGGCTCCGACCGCCAGCAGCCGCCCGACTGCGCTCGGGACGAACGCTCGGCCTCCCAGCCTGCCGAGGAATAGGGATCGGAGGAGTCGCCTCCGGCCTGGCAACGAGGAAGCTGTCTCCGGAGACCATCGCCAACGCTGAGGCCGACGGGCTGAGGTCGCCGTGGGAGGAGCGGTAGGCCACCCTGTTCGCTTGATCGCCGGCGGACAAGGACACGTAGTTCAGAGCCATCTTCAAATACTGCCCGCAGCGTCCCTCGGCCCAGGTAGGCCCTTCGCGGCTCCACAGATCAGTCACGCCTGCACCGCACACGCTGACCAAAAGCCCCGGAAGCCATAACTAGTGCGGGGGCGGAGCAAGACGACCCTTTTAAGAAGTGCTCTCCTCGCGAGAATGCGCAGTCTGTCAGCCTAAGTCGACGCCGGCCGAGAGCGAGCGTGATTGACGTATACGTCAGTGACGTCCGGGAGCGCGAGGACGTGGGGTTCCCGAGAGTGCGCAGTAGGTGCGCCGGCGACGACCCTTCGGCCTTTTTAGGGAGGGGGCGACGCTGCGatgggggcggcggcggcggaagCGGATCGCACTCTCTTTGTGGGCAACCTTGAAACTAAAGTGACAGAGGAGCTCCTTTTCGAGCTCTTCCACCAGGTAAGCGGCTGAGGTCAGACTTTCCCTTTCGTTTTCCGGCTCGCTCAGGGCCCGGCCCGGCGGCCGTCCTCGCTGTCTGCGCGCCGGCTTGGCTGTCGGTCCGGGCGTCCGACAGGTGGGCCGGTTGGGGCTGGAGTTCGCGCTTAGGAAGTGAGGCGCTCGCTGGGTGTCACCTTCTTAGAGGAACCCTAGTGAGTTCCTGCCAAAGTGACAGCTAAAGGTGGTGGAGGGATCCTAAGTGAAGCATCCCGAGGAGAAGATTCAGTGCTCCTACTTGGTTGAGCGGAGCTTTTTCCTGCTCCTCCTCGTCTCATCTTCCTCTTAGGACACTTTGTCTTTAGTTCATCTGACTGGTAAATTACGTTTCAATTTGTCAGTGTTTGTTGTCCGTAGATAGGTTTCCTCTAAAATTgcagcattaaaatattttaaaaagactagGAAGTACTCCGTGGAAAAGCAGCATTGTAGTGTTTCTGTACTAAATGTGTTAAAAACTTAAAGTATCTTCTTGTCTCCAGTTCCATCCTGCAACAACTGGTAATTTTTGATTAATcgatacaaaaatgaatttttagtCCGAGAAAACCACTGTCTCTTGCTTTTGATAAACGTTAATTTCCATGGAGTGGGAAAATGACGGATGTTGGTCGCCTCGTTAAAAAGTCATGAAGTGCTGTGAAATGTAAATGCAGTGATTGTGTTTCCAGTTCCTTATGGGCTCCCTTACCCCCAAATTAATTAATCTACTTTTCATTCAAATTGTTGGCTCTTTAACCTCAGTGGGAATCCGTGGGTATCTGTTTTGTAGAGTTCCCgattacatttctgttgttttaaaactttgtttgTAAAATTTGAGTGTTTTCCTGAAATTGCCTTATTTAAATTCTCAACACTTTTTTGTCTATAGGCTGGGCCagtaataaaagtgaaaattccaAAAGATAGGGATGGTAAACCAAAGCAATTTGCATTTGTGAATTTCAAACATGAAGTATCTGTTCCTTATGCAATGAATCTGCTTAATGGAATCAAACTTTTTGGAAGGCCCATCAAAATTCAGTTTAGATCAGGTAACTATTCAATGATGTTGTTTGGGGAAGAGGGGTCGTttgctgctttgttttttgttcttaattttattattaggtTTTAAGAACCTCTTTTTGGATGAAAATACTTCAAGCTTTGTGAATAGTAAACTTTATATATTCCTGAAAATAGGTAACGTTGACAGCATGGATTTTGAAAGTTGTAATTCTAAAACTGagtttaaaatttcagtttggtTTGGTGAAAAGAACATAAACTTTATTGTTAGAAAGATGTGGGTTTGGGTCCACGCTCTGAAAGGAGCAAGGATTATTTGCTGAAAATACTTTTCCTGGTTGCTTTGTAATTTACTTTTACAAATTTTGGTTCTTGATAATGTGAGGATGAAACTTTCTGTGTACCTAGTCTTACGATTTAGTGTGGCGACCAGAATATTATGGCCAGATAGGATGTTTATACATTGGATAGTACCTTATTTGGAACCCTTTGTTTTGGATATATCGGGTATTAAACACTTAGAATTTTCACTCTGATGCAACTGTCAAGTAGTCTTACTGAAATTTGGGTTTCCTCTCTTAGCCTCTATGTACCATTTTGGAgtgatttggggtggggggaagagaaaatttcaaagtaaattttctATCAAGAATTTCTCAAATTGTTTCATTTTAGGAAGTAGCCATGCCTCGCAGGATGTCAGTTTGTCATATCCCCAGCATCATGTTGGAAATTCAAGCCCTACCTCCGCATCTCCTAGCAGGTAATATTTCTTACCTATTGTTAAAATCATTTATTAGGAATTTCTTTAGGTAGTGATCTCAAAACACTTAATGAATGATTGGTTTCCTTCTTTATGctccttcctctttattcttctgCTATAGTATTTGCTTTGTGGGATTATGGATACAGGCGCACCCCGGAGATAGTGTGGGTTTGGTTCCACACCACTGCAGTAAAGTgaatatcgcaataaagcaagtcacaattGTTTGGCTTCCCAGTGCATATGAAAGTTATGTTTATGCTATagtgtagtctattaagtgtgcaacagcattgtgtctaaaaaaatatacatacttaaaaatactttattgctaaaaaatgctaaccatcatctgagccttcagcaagttgtaatctttttgcttgTAGAGGAGGATCTTGATGGTGATGGTTGCTGACTGATATGGATGGTGGTttctgaaggttggggtggctgtggcattttcttaaaataagacaacagtgaagtttgccacatcagttgattcttcctttcatgaacaatGTCTCTGCAGCATGCAAtgctatttgatagcattttCCCCACAggagaacttctttcaaaattggagtcagtcctctccaaccctgccactgctttatcgaCTAAGCTTGTGTAATATTCTGAATCCTTTGTTGTCGTTTCAATAGTCTTCAACAGAAGTAGATTTGATCTCTAGAAACCACTTTCCTTGCTCATCCATAAGACACAACTCCTTATCTGTTAAAGtgttatcatgagattgcagcaattcagtcacatctttaGGCTCCACTTGTAATTTAggtctcttgctatttctaccacatctacGGTTACTTCCTCCACCAAAGTCTTgagcccctcaaagtcatccatgagagttagaatcagcttcttccaaacttCTCTTAATGTTCATATTTTGACTTCTCCCCATGAATCATGAATTTTCTTAATGGCAGCTAGAatagtgaatcctttccagaaggttttcattttgctttgccCAGATCtatcagaggaatcactgtctaGGCAGCTGTAGCCTTacgaaatgtatttcttaaataagagggcttgaaagtcaaaattagtCCTTGATCCAaaggctgcagaatggatgttgtgttagtaGGCATGACAACAACGTTCATCtcgttgtacatctccatcagagctcttgggtgaccacgTGCATTGTCGATGAGCAATagtattttgaaaggaatttttttttctgagcagaaGGTCTCAagagtgggcttaaaatattcagtaaactgTGCTGTAAACATGATGTGCTGTCAtctaggctttgttgttccatttacagagcacaggcagagtagatttagcataattcttaagggccctagggtTTTCAGAAttgtaaatgagcattggcttcaacttaaagtcatcatctgcattagcccctaacaagagagtcagcctgtcatttgaagctttgaagccaagcattgacttctctctagctatgaaagtcttaGATGGCGTCTTTTTCCAGTATAAGGCCGTTTTGTCttcattgaaaatctgttgtttagtgtcgCCACCTTTATTGATtgtcttagctagatcttctggataacttgctgcagcttctacatgaGCATTtactgcttcaccttgcacttttatgttatagagacagcttctttccataaacctcatgaaccaacctctgctagcttcgaACTTTTCTTCTACAGCTTCTTCACCCCCAGCCTTCACaaaattgaagagagttagggccttgctctggattaggctttggcttaagggaatgctGTGGCTTGATTGATCTTCCATCCAGACCCCTAAAACTTGCTCCGCTTCAGCAAacaaggctgtttcactttctttctttctttttttttttttaaattggcgtctgagctaacatctgttgtcaatcttctttttttttttcttcttcttcttctccccaaagccccccagtacatagttgtgtacgctagttctaggtccttctggttgtgctatgtgggacactgcctcagcatggcctgatgagtggtgccatgtccatgcccaggacccaaattggtgaaaccctgggctgctgaagcagagtccatgaacttaaccactcggccatggggccagcccctcacttgtcattcatgtattcactggagtagcacttttaatttccttcaagaacctttcctttgctttcacagcttggctaattgtttggtgcaagaggcctagctttcagcctacCTTGGCTTTTGACACGCCTTCCTCagtaagcttaatcatttctagcttttgatttaaagtgagagacatgcagctctttctttcacttaaacACTTAAAAGCCATTGTAgagttattaattggcctaatttctaTATTGTGTTTCAAgaaatagggaggcccaaggagagggagagagacgggaACGGCCAGTTAGTGGAACAGTCAGAAGACAtgcaacatttattgattaagtttgcTGTCTTAAATGGGTGCCGCTTGTGACTGGTGCccaaaaacaattacaatagtgacattaaagatcactgatcacagatcaccataataaatataataataatgaaaatgtttgagaTATTGTGAGAATTAGCAAAATATGACACGGAAAcaaaaagtgagcaaatgctgttggaaaaatggcacctgTAGACTTGCTTGACACACGATTGCCACAGACcatcaattttttaagaaatgcaaTAGCtgcgaagcacaataaaatgaggtatgcctatgtgtgtgtaaatgtgtctGTTCTAAGAGGACTGTAGACGGACACATTGTGATAGTCCCCTTAAAATGGATACATACGTAACTATATTTATGTTCATTTGTAAAGACATATACCCACACCCACATATACCTgtatttaactgaaaaaaaatttcgTGAAACATTTCTTATTGCTTGCAGCAcactctattttctattttattttatcttttaaaaattaaaattagtttcatgaCCACTAATTGGTTACTACTTGCAGTTTAAAAATACCTACTAGTAAACAGACTACTAGACTAAGGGTTTGTAGAATTGGATTCTAGGTCTGCCTCTACTAATTGTGTGATCATGAGCTAGTCTCGTTTCTCTGCAGAGCTGGTCTACCTTTCCATTTGTAAAGAAGAGAAGTTGAATGTTCTCTAAAATCTCTTCCAGCTACTGTGGGTTAGAAAAGTTGCcatatatttacttaaataattttatttgctttgggGAAGCTGATGTTTTACCAGGGACAGTTTTTTCCTGGTATATCCGTAGAGCTATTTATCACTCATAATGGGCTTCATTCAAGAAAGAGTTAACAAATGCCTGTCACGTGTCaggttcgtgtgtgtgtgtaagtgtgtgtgtgtaaggttagtcctgagttaactactgccaatcctcttcttttggctgaggaaggctggccctgagctaacatccgtgcccatcttcctctactttctatgtggtacacctaccacagcatggcttgctgagcggtgccatgtccacacctgggatccaaccggcgaaccttgggccgccgaagtggaacgtgcgcactcaactgctgcaccaccaggccggcccctatcatTTGTCAGGTTCTTAACCAAGTCTTTTGCACTGATgctctcatttattcctcagagCAGTCTTACAAGGTGGGGGTTATTATTATCTCTACTGTgcatatgaagaaaatgaggattgGAAGTTAACTTGCTTGTGTTTCAACTGCTCGTAAGCAATGGGCTGAGATTCCAACCCAGGCAGTGTGATCAAGCCCGGCCCCTGTGATATGCTGCCTAGTGGAGCTTAAAGTTGATTTGAagacacatattatatatattttgtgactGCCTGTTTAATGACTATATTAAGTTCTCTAAAGAAGGAGTACAAAGTGCTTGGAGAAAGTTTTAGCAAGGACAGACAATGTAAATGAGTGAGGACCTGAAAGAGGCCAGTGCACCTAGAtcataatgaatgaaaaatggagAGTAGTGGATGATATTGATGAAGTAGAGAGAGGAGGGATGATAGAGGCTCTATCTTATAGGCCATATTATGATTTTGGGATTTTACCCTAAGAACAGTGGGAAGACATTGAAATGTTTTCAGTAGGATAGTAATAGGAACAggtttgtattttaaagaagtgTTTGATTGTAATGACAGAATGGATTGGAGGGGACAAGGGTGAAAATAGACCAATTCGAAAGTTATTGGTAGCAAGGTTTTGGTATTAGTAGCAAGATAGCACGGAAGTATTGGGGTGAGGTTGATGGTTTGGATTAGGGTGGTGCCAAGAGCTGGAGAGAAGTGGTTGGATGTGAACAGATATTGGAAGGCGAAATTGTAAGAAAGCAATAGTATAAAAAAAAGTATCCTCTTAGCATCCTTTTGTGCCAGCTGAAAGTAATCGTGTTTAAATACTTCTCAGTGCAGCTGGAACTTGAAGCATCTCCAACCGCTTTTATAGAACCTTCAAAGGTATCTTAGGTGGAGCGAAAAAAGAGTTTCATCCCTCTTAGAATTtcttgtggaaaaaaagaaaatacaagtaaataattttaatcgAAGGCAAGAGCGTACATCATTTTTATACTGTTTCTATAagtaaaattatactttttaccCCCTTAGCATACAGATATATTGGCCGATGTAAGAAAACCTAAAGTAAAAAGATCTAAAGTATAAGACAAATCAGCTGATGATTTGATTCCAAAGgcatattctaaaataaaattaatttaaaacattttctgagtaTTTCTGTAGAGCAACTTACCTCTTTAGGAAGTGAGGAATAAGGTATAAGtccttaaaattaatattctccTTATGTTACAGAACTCTCAATTCCTTGCTCCCCGAAACCTGTTCCTCTTTCCTGTCTCAGTAAATGTCTACCTGTTGGCTCAAGCCAAAAATCTaggttttatcttttatttcttctgtttccctcatCTTGTATATCTAATTGATGAAatccttttcattttagttttcagTCTAGGCCTTTGCACTACCCCAGGGATTgacaaattttttctgtaaaggaccagatagttaatattttagactttgtaggCCATGCAGTTTCTTCCTCTGCGTTGTAACACTACGTAGATAATACCGAAACAAAAGAACTGGCTATGCTCCattaaaactttgtttacaaaaactGGATTTAGCCCACAGGCTATAGTTAGCTCACCCCTGTGCTGGTCCTTCGCTTAGCTGGAATGTTTTGCCTCTAAGTAATCTTGTCATTCAGCTCTCACTTCAATTGTCTCCCTTTTAGAAAGGCCATCCCTGACCAGCCAAGACAAAATagaactctctttctctcatctctatTTGTTCTTTACTCATTCATTATATCCCTTATAAGCATGTGAAATTGTCTTATTCTCTGAATCCTCACCCCAGCTCCACGAGGTCAGATATCTTGTCTTGTTCATTCCTACCTTTGAGAGCTGTGTCTTGCTCATGATTGGtatgcagtaaatatttgttgaatgcatggttatatgttggttttcttgtttttcaaaggTATGAAAGGACGGTGGATAACATGACTCCATCAGCGCAGCAAATTCAGAGATCTTTCTCTTCTCCGGAAAATTTTCAGAGACAAGCAGTGGTAGGCTGATTTTTCAACTTgagttgctaaaaaaaaaatcttacttagTTAAAATGTTCTGATAATTCATAAATTAACTTCTTGAATTTTAGCTAGATTGGTCACTCATTTTAGTTTCACTggcctgaaatatatatataaaagattgaaaatagatAGAAGTACAGTTcacatctgtatttttctttaccaTCATTGATGtgttttcaaatactgaaaattCATTCTTTGATGTTCTCGCAACCTATGCTGAGTGACTTATATACTCTCTTTAATACTTAATATTAATACTTTAATATACGGGAGTCTTCTAGACCAGCTCCCTCTTGAACTTTCCATCTTTCTGTAATAATATCACCATGAGACTAGGCTTAAAATCTTAAGTATCTTTTACTGTATCATTTCTGTCTCTAATCAGTTGCCAAgtccctcatttttttctttttcttacattcatttctttttattttctttgtgtataaTCTTGTCTTACAGTCCCTAGGCTTTTGTATTTCACAGGTCTGCAGAGTAAAAATATGAGTGAAATGAAGTAAAGTTGAGAGCAATATAAAGGCATATCAACTTTTATATACATAgtattcattttcctcattttgctgtaggccattaaaaaaatcatcattggCTAGTATCTATCCTCAATTTCCTTTCCTTGGCATACTTAccccttaaaatattttccttaaaatattttccttaaaatattccGTCCATACTTTTAATACTCAGATCATATGCCACCTCATGAAGCCTTTCCTAATTATACTGAGCTCATGACTTTATATGTTCATCACAGTGACTCACAGTATAGTCATTTTGTGTAACTTCTTCCCTTCTGAGTTGTATTCTTCAGGGCAAGGAGTAGTACTTATGTACAGATATCTTTTAGGTATACATTAGAATGAATGAAGCTATTGTACTTTTAGTTATGTTTAACTTAAGATCCACCTAGGAAGGAGTGATTTTGCTTTTCTGTCATTATCTGTTTGGTTAACCATGACCAAATATCTGTTGGCTTTGATATCGGAAATATTTGTGGttaacatttccttctttttccctttcctcagaTGAACAGTGTTATGAGACATGTGTCATATGGCGGGAAATTCGGTTCTCCACATCTGGATCAATCAGGATTTTCCCCATCAGTTCAGTCACATAATCATACTTTTAACCAGTCTTCAAGCTCCCAGTGGCGCCAGGATACGCCATCATCACAGCGTAAAGTCAGACAAAATTCTCATCCCTATGTAGCAGATAGACATTATAGCCGTGAAAAGCGTTACTCTGATCCCTCCTCTGACCACCATTacagaggaagcagagatgaTTTCTTCTATGAAGATAGGAATCACGATGGCTGGAGCCATGACTATGATAGCAGAAGAGACAGTGGTAGAGATGGAAAATGGCGCTCATCTCGACACTAACAAGTGTTGAAAGGACGTTGTTTTTATAGGGTCATTCTAGGCCCTTTTGGCTAAGTTGGTGTGGGACTGTTTTGTTAAAACTGTACAGAGCGCCTTTACAAGTTGCCACAtttctttataaagatttttaaaccTATAGTTACAGTCtaataagaaatgagaagaattGTGGTTCCAGTTTTATTACATTAATAACCTTTCACCTCAGGGTTTTGTGTAGAGGAAAGGGTTTTATGCAAAAGAAAATGCCGCAATTCGTAATCATTTTAGACAGTTGAGGAAGGGATATATTATATGGATTGGTTgtattataaagcaaatattttaattatctgtgATCTTTTTGTATTGCAAGATGTTTCTTGTTAGCAAATCAGATTTTAGTGTATCAGAAAACATTCAAGGTGATAGTCTGAAATGACTGTCAGTATTTtgttaataaatgagaaaatgtaatttCAGTGATTCattttactaacattttatttgaGAAAGCTTATTGGTAAAGTTTGGGGATAAATCATATTGTTTAACCTCTTAGAGAATTTAAGTGTAAGTTCTGTGACATGCTTTTTTTGAGTTTTACTCAAATTGAACATGTAAGTAATCAATCTACACATGctatttcattctaaaattttagaattgctCATTAAATCATGTTTGATGTATGATTGAATTCACTCAGGAAGTTAAATATctctaaatgtatttttttacattaaaaatacagtGTTAGTGTAAATCCCCTTTTCAAGAATAACAAAAACgtaaatacatagataaatgGTAAAATGTTTTACTGAAAGTATACTCTTTTGGAAAAAAGGTTCACAAAGCCTTTAGGTGCTGCCTCTGTCACTCAAACTTGACACATTTTATTTTGGAGATTGTACAGGTTGCTCTTTTGTTTGAACATTTGAAAGAATTTAGTCttaaacattttctgattttaaaaacttttatctaTCAAGACAGTGTTTCCCTTTTATTGTACAACTTGtttataaaaattgtttataaaaattcattCCTTGAAAAATCTGGATCCTTTGTAATATTAACCACAGCATTTGTACTATgttgctttttaatatattgaaaacatgaaaaggaaagatgtgtcttatttttttgaCATCACTAACTTTAGAGACATTGTACACAAAGTTAGCAACGCGCTTTAATCAGTGATCACCTGGTGTTAAGAAGGCCGCTACTTAGTGCATGCTGAAGTGTACCTTTTGTACATATCAAACTTAATATgtacaaaatgttaattttagaatCAAAGTTTCAGTGATACATGGATTATGGTTCTGAACACTAATCTAATTTAGTGACTCTCCCTGGTCTCTAGGAGTTTGTGTGCATTCaggttttctctgtttctaaatGCTTGTAGTTTTTCTGTGTCTAGATAAGTGAGCTGTCTAATTACTCAGAATAGAGAGTTAAGATCAAAGTTTCTGTTTGCTTAAGCAGTTAGTTTAGTAGTAGAAGTATTTGTTTCTAATGAGCCTGTTATTTTTAGGTTGAAAATTTATCCGGTAATATTTGCAGATATTAACAAAGATTAATACTGCTTTATTGCAAGTTATCTATGGGTCAGAGCCGTTCCTATTGATTCACAGGTGATCCTGgttcagaataattttttaaatggcttttggggcaccaaacacaaaaacacaaggTGTTCTGCAAAATAAGGGTTCTGTAATCAGATGTTTCCTAAACATTACATACCAACGCTGTGTGACTTGCTCTTAGAGAGTGACAGAGAGCACCATAAAGCTGTTGACAAGTACTACAGTGAAGAAGTCTGTTTATACTTAACctagtattttcaaaatttaattgaCCTTTAGTTTACCCTTTTATACATAACACATAGTGAGACCCCAAAGAATCTTTGACTCTACACTTTTTCATCCAATCAACCATCAGATTTTTTTGTACTGCTTTCTGATTATGTTGTGTAGGCCCATGTTCCCCCTACCAACTGCCACTATCCTTGAAGGGACAATTGCCACCTCAACAAGATTATTCCAACAGCATCGTAATGTTGAAGTACCAATTTATCTATTCTCATGGTACCCTGTATTTCTCTTGTCATAGCCTTTATATTGTGTTGTCATTTTATTTGTATGGGACCAAATCTTATACATCATTGAATTCTCAGTATCCAGTGCCTGgcgtatatataatatatgctaAATTTTTGATGA encodes the following:
- the C14H11orf71 gene encoding uncharacterized protein C11orf71 homolog yields the protein MALNYVSLSAGDQANRVAYRSSHGDLSPSASALAMVSGDSFLVARPEATPPIPIPRQAGRPSVRPERSRAAAGGRSPARLIKGREPDGRNRSRQARFSPYPTPGVKLDLLRSVLQQRLVAFGGVLAARLLA
- the RBM7 gene encoding RNA-binding protein 7 gives rise to the protein MGAAAAEADRTLFVGNLETKVTEELLFELFHQAGPVIKVKIPKDRDGKPKQFAFVNFKHEVSVPYAMNLLNGIKLFGRPIKIQFRSGSSHASQDVSLSYPQHHVGNSSPTSASPSRYERTVDNMTPSAQQIQRSFSSPENFQRQAVMNSVMRHVSYGGKFGSPHLDQSGFSPSVQSHNHTFNQSSSSQWRQDTPSSQRKVRQNSHPYVADRHYSREKRYSDPSSDHHYRGSRDDFFYEDRNHDGWSHDYDSRRDSGRDGKWRSSRH